Genomic segment of Malus domestica chromosome 15, GDT2T_hap1:
AGCAGTTGGCACAGTTTCCACATAATCTGACCTGACATGAACAATAATGTACCTCAAAGAACTAATAAACTCTATGGGTTCAGGCAACCCAAATTTTCATAGGtaaataacaaaataagaacAAGGAGAGGCATACCTGCCATCATCACGAATAGATCCTTGATGCCAGAGTGGGGTGACTTGAAAACCTTCTATCACTCGACTATCGAATTCCTATGCAATATATTCCACATGTGaggaaaaattaaaagaattaaattgGGCGGCTATCTAGGAAGAATAATGAAtataaaccaaaacaaataaggAGGTTCAAATATAGTATATTAACCTTTGGAGGAACCTCCTTGTTCGGAGGTTTCGATTGTTTTTCTGCTATAAAAGTGTTCCCCAACATAAGCTCTTCCCTACCTACGCATTAAAAGCATTCACAACCAGCATAATTAAAGCGGATACACGGAGAATCCTAAAATAATACACAGGTCGAAAATACGAAATTCAGGACACCCAAAAGAGCAACaacatttcttttattagtTAACAACACATCATCCCGAAAAGTTTCGAAATTTGAAATTCTTCAGAAACAACAGATTGAGTAACAAGGAAGCTATATGTAATGCAACTATGAATCTCATGGAGAGTTCGATCCTAACAGCAAAAGTTCTTACTTCCCCAAAAGTTCTGAGATTCTTCAGAGTACTGGCAAATGTACTTGTCGTAAGCACCCAGAATTTGAGCACCGACGCCCGTCGATCTCTGCCCGTTCTGAGCCAATTCTAAAGCCGTCAGCGGCTTCTGGAACGCAGGATTCTCAACGGAGTACATGAAACAGAAGCTCTGCCTCCGCTCCGGAATCGAAACCTTGAAGTACCATCCTTCAAAGAATTTCCGGGTAGTTCCATCAAAATGGTACCTAATTACAAAATTATCCACCAAAAACTCACTCAATTTACAAATTACATCCCCAAAAATGTCAAGAAATTAAGCTCAATGCACATACATACCCGCTGTGAGGAGTTCGAAGGTCTCGGCTTTGCGGTGTGGGGACGTAGACGGAGCTCGCGGCGGCTTTGTCCTGCTGAGTTGTGGAGGAGGAAATGGTGGAACTGATTCGAAACCCTAATTTCGGAGTCCTCAAAGAGCTGCGTTTTGAAGATTGAGAGCGGAGAGGGTTTCCGGTTCGAAAGTTCAAGCTTGGAGTGAAATGGTGGTGATCGTGCAGTGACGACAGGCTTGACTCCATCGATATACTGCGATGGAAGTTGAAGAGAGAAAcggaaggaggagagagagagagagggaggaggtgAGGTGTGTGTTGGTGTGAATTTTTGTGTTACAGCTTTAAACAACAATAGCTGGATGAGAGGTGGCGGGTAATGGAGGCAAACACGAAATAAATGTTCAGAACCCGGCCCAGATTACAAACCGGAAACAAGCCCACATACATAAACCCGAGCCCGATCTCATTTTAGGGCGATTTATAGTGGGTACTGAAATGTCTTGTGGTTTGATGAGTAATGTTCTCTTATTAGACCAGACTAATCCATCACTAATCATGTGGGATGGAACCATTAGTTTGGTATAGACTTTGTGGTTTAACGAGTATTTTCTTGTCAGACAGTCACACACGTTATATTATCAGATTTGTCAATTAACATATATACAAAGTATTATATTGATTATTTGACAACATGAAGGACGTCAAACTATttggtataaaaaataaaataaaataaaacgacCTCGCATTCAATACAAATAGTTGTGATTTTCATActcgacttttttttttctttgcattcatcttgttttttattttgatttatttgatcgTACAATTAGAAATAGCGAAAAGTGCAAGGAGAGAAAACCGAGAGTACAAGTTTTAATACATAATGAAACAAATTTCATtaagtggctgaaattaagaaGGCCTCAAGCCATCAACAACATTCATCACACTTCTTGCCTTTACTTTGATTTGGGAAATCTTACATTCAAAGAAAGGCTTTGAAGCCAAGAAAATGGCAACAACATGATACAATAGTTTGTAgacaattaaaacaaaacctAGTTCAAAATTGTGCTTCACAACCGTTTCGATGTAGGAagaaaaacacaagaaaatgtTGTACATGTCGTCTATGAGAAACAAAACAAGGCCAATGGCGAATGCAAGCAAGAGACTAGTCAACACGACGGAAATAACGAGAAGAAGAACGCATGCGATGAATGCGGCGTGGAGAAATGCAAGTAGGAAGAGGTCGAGATTCAGTTCCATCGGAGGGTACAATTGAAAATAGCGAGAGAGAAAGTTGGGGATGTTATAAAGGAAAAAGGTGGAGCTTGAAGAAGGAAAGAGATGAAGTGACTTGCACTCATTCTATTGAATGGCAACGAagtcatatttttttaagttatttggAGTTCATAGCAAGTCATTCCGTTTTGTGCAATTTGGCCAACCTTCCCTACTTCAACAAGTAAAATTTtctcttgttaaaaaaaacataatgcgAAGGAAATTTGGTATCTCTTACAATCACACATAATCATTCCCACCTGTGACTAGGGGAAATAGCGTTTGATTTAAAAACTAGGAAAACGCTGTGGGAAAATCCTCGACCAATTTTTTGAATGATCGTATGAAACTGCTGAAGTGTTTGAACATTTTAAAACGGTTAACTAATCCAGAAACAAACGAAAACAGTAGATTGAACTCTAAAAATTCATGAAAATACCATCTAAACGATGAATTgcctttcctttcttcttctacaataccaTCTAAATGAAAtgttaaattaaaaagaaaaaaaatgttaaattaaGAAATATCtgatttgtaaaataaaatcagaaaacaATGTTTAAACCATTTGATTTGCATCAAAGGCAAAGTCCAACCCAATTTGGGCAGAGCATGTCCCAGGCATAAACCCAAACTCGACCCAATCGTAAAATTTTTCAGCCCGCTAGGACTTAGCCCAAACATAAGGGCATTTATGTCATTTCGTATCCTACTCTCCGAAAAGCCGGCTCAATTCGCACTAGTGTGAAATTCTCTCTCCCCTTGCtcacttcgaagttcctacttCCCCTACAAACTGAAAAGCTTCATCGTAGTCTCAGATCCATCGCTCATTCTCTCACCACCACCGAttgaggagggagagagagagagagagagagagaggagagatttTCAGTCGCCATGGGCGCGGCGAGCATGGCGATTCGAGGTTTCCTGCTTCTACTGCTGTTCTTATCAGCTGCACATCTCAGTCTTTCGCTTTACGAAGATCAAGTCGGTCTCATGGATTGGTAAATTTCAATAGCATACCCTCTCCGTTTGATGACTAAGAAATTATCGGAATATGATTAAGATTTGAAATTCGATTGAAATCGCTTCACTTGATTTCTCTGAATCCAAACGGAAGTTAATTTCTGTAGAATTTGATCTTATATGCGTCGAATTGAATCGTAACCAAACTGTTAGTCGtaagtttgaatttttgttttttgtttttgcattgatttttTACTCTGCGGGACTTTGAATTGATTTTtgtaagtttctgttttgttgtaGGCACCAGCAGTATATAGGGAAAGTGAAGGAAGCAGTGTTCCATACTCCGAAAAGCGGGAGGAGGCGGGTTGTGGTGTCCACTGAGGAGAATGTAATAGCATCGCTTGATCTCCGGCACGGGGGGATAAGTAAGTTCCTCACTATTTGAGATGTAATAATCATATATGGATATTTTTTTGTAGCCTCGGCTCAAACCTTGAACCGAATGTTAACCGGTGCTTTTGTTTTGTGCAGTTTGGAGACGTGTTCTTGGGAGCAATGATGTTATAGGCGGAATCGACATAGCATTGGGAAAATGTAATTGTTATGCGTGCATTCATccttttttggttaaattttttCATTTGCCTCTACACTATATGATTACGTGAACTTTGTGGTTGAAAGACTCATTTGTCGGGAATAAACAAATTTCATATTATCACGTTAGCGAATTGGCTATAGAAAAAAGGGGGTTGAAGTGTGCCACATTATTTTTTCTCTATTAGGAATCCATTATTAAATGCTTCAGCAATGAACGTatattgttgatccaaaggttGAGCATTCTATGTTGTTTTTTCAGATGTCGTCACCCTTTCATcagacggaagtattttaagaGCATGGAACCTTCCTGATGGTCAGATGGTTTGGGAATCCTTTTTAGAGGGCTCAGGATCCTCAAAATCTTTATTAAGTGTCCCGGTTAGTAAACAACATTTACACTCACTCttccaaagcttcatttatgcTACACAATTCAATCCTACATTTAATGTTCGTGCAGACAAGTTTGAAAATTGACAAGGAAAATTTGATCCTTGTTTTCGGTAAAGGGTCTCTACATGCTATTTCTAGCATTGATGGCGAGGTTCTTTGGGAAAAGGATTTTGCAGTTGAAAGGTACTTTGACTTAGAATTTTGTGATTAATAATCATTTGTAATACAattctttttttgtatttaGTAAATATTGCTATTTcactaatattttgttttttccatGTTTTCAGTGTAGAGGTTCAACAGATTGTTCAGCCTATTGGCGGTGATTTAGCTTATGTACTGGGATTTGTTGGTTCTTCCCACTTTGATGCGTATCAGATCAATGCAAGGACCGGAGAGTTGCTGAAGCACAACAGTGCACCCTTTTCGGGTGGCTTTTCAGGGGAAGCACTGCTTGTTTCTAGTGAAATTCTTCTGACATTGGATTCCACGGGGTCAAAGCTGGTAATTGTAAGTTTTCAGGATGGAGAAATTAACTATCAACAGACACCTATATCTGATATTTTTGGGGATTCTCTTGGAACACCAGTGCTGTTACCTTCAAAACTTCCAGGATTGTTTTCTGTAAAACTTAATGGGGCTGTCATATTCATAAGAGTGACTGGTGAAGGAAAGTTGGAGGTGCTGGATAAAGTAAATAATGTGGCAGCTATCAGTGGTGCAATCTCAATTTCAGATGGGCAACAGGCTTTTGGACTAGTTCAACATGGAGATGGTAAGATCCATCTTACAGTAAAGCCTACTATTGACTTGAGTGCTGATCTGCTCAAAGAAAGTATCGATATGAACAATCAGAGGGGGGTTGTTCATAAGGTTTTCATAAACAATTATATCCGGACAGACAGGTCTAATGGGTTTAGGGCCTTAATCGTCATGGAGGATGATTCACTTCTGTTGTTACAACAAGGTGCAGTTGTATGGAGTAGGGAGGATGGGCTTGCCTCAATTATTGATGTAGTGACGTCAGAACTACCTGTGGAAAAGGTAGGCGTCTCAGTTGTGAAAGTGGAGCAGAACCTCTTCGATTGGCTTAAGGTATGAATTGTGATATGGTTTAATGGAGTCGGAGACTTATAAGCAAGGCTAAAAGGTGTTGACTTTCTGCATGTTAACTGCATATGGGATCACACTTTGTAGAATTGCATAGCAGTGTGGTTTCATATGCAGTGTGTATACATATGCTCTTTTGTTAGTTTGTATACTGTGGTAGTCATTTTGGACCAGGGTTTTTTAGTTAACATGTCTGCTTGACTgttctttttcttattcttttttcattgattttgtgttattttgaagGGACACatactgaagcttaagggaaccTTAATGCTTGCAAGTGCTGCAGATGTTGCAGCTATACAAGAGATGAGGCTAAAAAGCTTTGAAAAGAGCAAACTGACCCGTGACCATAATGGTTTCCGGAAGCTCCTCATAGTACTGACGAGAGCAGGAAAACTTTTTGCCTTGCACACCGGATATGGGCAAGTTGTCTGGTCTCTCTTAGTGCCTACTCTGCGTAAGTCTGAAACCTGCAAGTACCCGACTGGGTTGAATATTTATCAGTGGCAGGTACCCCATCATCATGCAATGGATGAAAATCCATCTGTGCTCATAGTAGGCCGATGTGGGCAAAGCTCTGAGGCACCAGGTGTTCTTTCTATTGTTGACGCATACACGGGCAAGGAAATTAACTCAATGGCTGCAGTTCATTCTATTGTGCAAGTTATACCACTGCCATTTACTGATTCGACAGAACAGCGTCTTCATCTACTAATAGATGCAAACCAGCGTGGGCATTTATACCCAAGAACATCTGAGGCTATTGACATTTTTCAACGGGAGTTCACAAACATATACTGGTACTCGGTTGAAGCTGATAATGGCATTATCAAAGGACATGCTTTGAAGGGCAATTGCAACCAGGAAGCCGTAGATAGCTACTGCTTTGAGTCCAAGGATATATGGTCGATTGTATTCCCATCTGACTCAGAAAAAATCATTGCAACTGTGACTAGAAAATTGAGTGAGGTATGATTGTGTCTTGCTGTCACATACTATATAGGTGTAACCCTGTAAGCGAACATACTGTTCTTgaaaattttgcattttttcctttaattgtatccattatattttttaatttcttcactttgtttatttttttatattattggtTCTctgtattttttgttatttcatcTTGTAGATCATTCCCTATTCACTTTGTCATGTAGATTCTATCATCCACAGTCAACCTTTTAACAAACTTTGGTCTTACTAGTCCTCTTGGCATGGCCAGTTTTATTGGAAAGAGGATTCTTGTGGTTTGATTTACTACCCCCTTATATGCTCTGTAGTGTGTTTGGTCAGAAAGGAATAGTAGGTTTCTTGAGGAGTGTGGTACTGTACTCATGACCTTAACACAAACTATTTTTTTAGATTGTTATGAGcttaagacaaaaaaaaaaaaaaagaagataaataaataaaataaaatattgctATTTCATTCGCTCATTGCTTGCGCatttgaatttgtttcttcACATTTTACTTCTCGAAAAAGGAGAAATTTGGTCTTTCAGTCTTTGGATATTCTTtcctgttttatatttttgtaacAAAGGCTAGTGATTCTCCGTCCAGGTGGTTCATACTCAAGCAAAGGTTATTGCAGACTCAGAGGTGATGTATAAATACATATCTAAAAATCTACTCTTTGTGGCAACCGTTGCACCAAAAGGCAGTGGTGAAATTGGAACAGCTACCCCAGAGGAGTCCTGGTTGACTGTATATCTTATTGACACTGTAACTGGTCGTATATTGCACCGGATGACCCATCACGGTTCACAGGGACCTGTCCATGCTGTAAGCTTTC
This window contains:
- the LOC103456032 gene encoding uncharacterized protein, whose amino-acid sequence is MGAASMAIRGFLLLLLFLSAAHLSLSLYEDQVGLMDWHQQYIGKVKEAVFHTPKSGRRRVVVSTEENVIASLDLRHGGIIWRRVLGSNDVIGGIDIALGKYVVTLSSDGSILRAWNLPDGQMVWESFLEGSGSSKSLLSVPTSLKIDKENLILVFGKGSLHAISSIDGEVLWEKDFAVESVEVQQIVQPIGGDLAYVLGFVGSSHFDAYQINARTGELLKHNSAPFSGGFSGEALLVSSEILLTLDSTGSKLVIVSFQDGEINYQQTPISDIFGDSLGTPVLLPSKLPGLFSVKLNGAVIFIRVTGEGKLEVLDKVNNVAAISGAISISDGQQAFGLVQHGDGKIHLTVKPTIDLSADLLKESIDMNNQRGVVHKVFINNYIRTDRSNGFRALIVMEDDSLLLLQQGAVVWSREDGLASIIDVVTSELPVEKVGVSVVKVEQNLFDWLKGHILKLKGTLMLASAADVAAIQEMRLKSFEKSKLTRDHNGFRKLLIVLTRAGKLFALHTGYGQVVWSLLVPTLRKSETCKYPTGLNIYQWQVPHHHAMDENPSVLIVGRCGQSSEAPGVLSIVDAYTGKEINSMAAVHSIVQVIPLPFTDSTEQRLHLLIDANQRGHLYPRTSEAIDIFQREFTNIYWYSVEADNGIIKGHALKGNCNQEAVDSYCFESKDIWSIVFPSDSEKIIATVTRKLSEVVHTQAKVIADSEVMYKYISKNLLFVATVAPKGSGEIGTATPEESWLTVYLIDTVTGRILHRMTHHGSQGPVHAVFSENWVVYHYFNLRAHRYEMSVIEIYDQSRADNKDVLKLVLGKHNLTSPISSYSRPEVVTKSQSYYFTYSVKAIDVTLTAKGITSKQLLIGTINDQVLALDKRFLDPRRSLNPTQAEKEEGIIPLTDALPIIPQSYVTHNLKVEGLRGIVTVPAKLESTTLAFTYGVDLFFTQLAPSRTYDSLTDDFSYALLLITIVALIAAIFVTWIWSEKKELKEKWR